DNA from Methanophagales archaeon:
TATCAACGCCCTTCTCAATAAAAGTATTTCCACGTGGTTCAAGTCTTCCTAATTTAAGTTCGAGATAAGGAGTGCTTTCTAATGATGAGAAAAATTTTTGTTGCGATTTATATTTCTCTTCATTACATTCTTTTTTGTAAGGAGCATTGTAATAATAAATTCGGATAAGTTTACGATCCTCTCCGCACAGTAATACAGCAAATTTATAGAAATTTATTCTTGTTTTTCCAAGATATTTTTTAAGACCGTGATAAAAATTACTTCCGTCTATAAAAATTGCTACTCTTTCCATGATTATCACTAGTACGATTAAAACACAATAAGATATGAGAGGTTACCTTTTAGTAACCTCTCAGTGATTATATACCTACCATTGATGGGCTTACTTACACCGATTATGGTGTTGAACGAGTGTGTTCAATGGCAGGGAGATTATTAAGGATA
Protein-coding regions in this window:
- a CDS encoding NYN domain-containing protein, yielding MERVAIFIDGSNFYHGLKKYLGKTRINFYKFAVLLCGEDRKLIRIYYYNAPYKKECNEEKYKSQQKFFSSLESTPYLELKLGRLEPRGNTFIEKGVDILLAVDMLKYAYDDTYDTAILVSGDGDFVAAVNAVKDRGKHVEHAYFKAAPAVALRKACDKYIPLDGDLLARILFNHC